In the genome of Populus trichocarpa isolate Nisqually-1 chromosome 10, P.trichocarpa_v4.1, whole genome shotgun sequence, the window TTTCTTCAACGACACCGTCTTCGATGCCATTGAAACTGCCACTGACGAGTTCTCTGTGCTCCACAAGGCTGCAAGACAGGCGTGGGTTGTTGGTAAGAAACTATGGGAAGAGGTGGAGTCGGGTAAAATCCGACCCGACTTGAATAAAGGCAACACCACTGAACAAAAGTGTCCAAACTCGATTGTTTTATCGGAGTCCGAGTTCGGGGCTCGGAACTGGATCGTGGAGCTGCCGTGCGGGTTGACATTAGGGTCCCACATAACGGTGGTGGGGAAGCCAAGGTGGGCTCACCCGGAGCGAGACCCGAAAATAGCTTTGGTGAAGGAAGGGGAGGAGGCAGTGATGGTGTCACAGTTCATGATGGAGCTTCAGGGATTGAAGACCGTTGATGGAGAGGACCCACCTAGGATTTTGCATTTCAATCCCAGATTGAAAGGTGATTGGAGTGGGAAACCAGTGATAGAGCAGAATACTTGTTATCGGATGCAGTGGGGCAACGCTTTGAGGTGTGAGGGCTGGAGTTCTAGAGCTGATGAGGAAACTGGTatctctttttttggttttttatgcaTGCTCGCTTTGTTGATGTCATATTGTAAGGTTTTATTTCTCTGAGTTGATTGAAAAACTGTTTTCTATGTTGATTGCGATTTTGTTGTGGatggatttgatgaattagTAATGTGGCTTTTGTGGTTGATTTATCtggaaattataatttaacttgGAACTCGATTCATTGGTTCTCAGGGGACTTCGTAAAATTACCTGAAAGTTTGTACACGTGCCCATTCTTTTGATACCTCTTGCCATGGGATCTGGCTTGCATctcctttattttgttttgtcatgTCTGAAAATATTACCTGCATTATTCTTATTGATAGGAtgattttaaggattttttaagCAAGGTGGTTAAAATTCTCTCGATTACTAGCTTTTCAGGATTTTTTTGGCTGCCTCTTTTGCTTCTTTGATTCACCACTGTCACTCGAATCCTGTAATCTTAAGAGGGCgctgattgttgttttttttttttccgagttCTGTGAAGTTGATGGACTGGTGAAATGTGAGAAGTGGCTTCGTGATGATGATAGTAGCTCAGAAGATTCTAAGGCGACCTGGTGGTTGAACAGGCTGATAGGGTGGAAAAAGAAGATGTCATACAACTGGCCCTATCCTTTTGTAGAGGGCAAATTGTTTGTTCTTACACTGAGTGCTGGCTTGGAAGGTTATCACATCAATGTTGATGGGAGACATATCACTTCTTTTCCATATCGCACTGTGAGCAATTATGtgatatgttgattttttttttattcttttgacaATTACACATAATCTTTAAATTTGATGTATTTGCGATGCTTGCAGGGATTTGTTCTTGAGGATGCCACTGGACTATATTTGAATGGGGATGTTGATGTACAGTCTGTATTTGCTGCTTCTCTACCTGCTTCACATCCAAGCTTTGCTCCACAGCAGCATCTTGAGATGTTTAAAAAGTGGCAAGCACCTCCTCTTCCTAATGACCAAGCAGAGCTCTTCATTGGTGTCCTCTCTGCTGGCAACCATTTTGCTGAGCGGATGGCTGTGAGGAAAACCTGGATGCAGCATGAGTTGATAAGATCTTCAAAAATTGTTGCTCGGTTTTTTGTAGCATTGGTAAGGGTGGTTATGGGAggtgtgtttaattttacaaaCCTTCTTTGTGTTAACCttaatctgaaaatactaacATTTAGTAAAATATGTACTTTTCATGTGACAGAATGGAAGAAAGGAAATAAACGTGGacctaaaaaaagaagcagagtATTTTGGTGATATTGTTATTGTTCCTTACATGGATAACTATGAACTTGTTGTCTTGAAGACTGTTGCTATCTGTGAATATGGGGTGAGTGGTGTAGTGAGACCAAttctttactttattttcttgcaaGATTTAATACGTTTCTTCTACATGTTGTCTTCATCTATTTCTTCTAGTATGGATGTGATTTCATCtcaagctttatttttattttttatcctaagATTACTAACTGAAAAGATTGTATTTATTGTCCTTGTTTGTTATTAATAGGTCCGTACAGTGGATGCAAAGTATATCATGAAGTGTGATGATGATACTTTTGTTAGAGTGGATGCCATGATCAAGGAAGCGAAGAAAGTGCGGGGAGATGGGAGCCTATACATTGGAAACATTAACTACTACCACAAGCCCTTGCGTAATGGTAAATGGGCTGTGACGTATGAGGTACTTTCATTGACTAATTTTCCTTCCATGATGTTGGGTATTATGCTCACATTTGCACTTCAGTGATGAATGGTGGTTGGTTGTTGTGCTAGTTAGAATTCCACCAAAATCCCCTGCCCCCATGCACCTCCATGTACATTGTCTGACTTCTCAGTTCATTCATTTACTTTGCCTTAAGAGTTGAATGCGTGTTTTCCAAATCCatatgataatgttttttgttgCAACATATTATCTACTAGTATTGCTGTGATTTCATGCTTTACATTTCTCTTACCTGTATAGTTTTTTAGCTGTACTTGTAAATATAAAGTCCCTTGTCTAGAATTGGCAATTGAAAGAGAAGTGATGAGAAACCAGCTATACGGAAATGAGCTttaatatcttgttttattttagttgttCTAGTTGGTTAGAATTCTTCTATCTTGATTGCTGTTAATTACCTTATCTAAAAATGATGCTAATGGGGTTTTGCTGCCTATTTAAGAGCATCTTTTCCATGTTTAATAAAGACTGATTATAAATTGAATCGAGATTTGCTATTTCATTTTGCTACTATCACTCttccatatttcttcttctctgtttaTCTCTCTCCTGTGGGGATTTCTTTCTTCTCCGATTTAATTTTCTGCCTTTCTTCTATTTAATCCCTTTCCTATAGGGAATTCTGCTCCTATCTTTATTATTACCCTGTTCTACATCGGCTAATGCCAACCAAAAATCGTAATGTTGAGGCCTGATTTTACCCAAATATCATAGTGCTTAGACCTCCAAAATTAATCTGATTTCCAGTGGAGAGATGGTATAGCTTGAAGCATTGTACTCAGTGCTCACATgccataatctattttttaattattaattaattagttacaATTAATAAGTTGTTGTAAGGGGGGTTGCATGGTATGTTACCCATTCAAAATACCTTAACTAACCAACAATGTTTGTTAATTCAGGAATGGCCAGAAGAAGAGTATCCACCCTATGCAAATGGTCCAGGCTACATCATTTCATGTGACGTTGCGGATTTTATTGTAGCTGAGTTTGAGAGTCACAAGTTGAGAGTATGTTGCTCTGTGTCACCTTTGCTCCTTTTCTTGTTCGTGCTTGCGTGCATGCATGCTGTTTGCACTTTGTACCCTCATTTGAGTGCCTGTCTCTGTCATGCCTTTGATTTGCTTACTTAGTGCAGTTATGGTTGTGTGTGATTAATGTGAACCAATATCCACTTGATGCAGTTATTTAAGATGGAAGACGTGAGCATGGGAATGTGGGTGGAAAAGTTTAACAATTCAAAACCCGTAGAATATATCCACAGCTTGAAGTTTTGCCAGTTTGGATGCATTGAAGATTATTACACTGCTCATTATCAGTCGCCAAGGCAGATGATATGCCTCTGGGACAAATTAAATCAAGGAAAATCCCAGTGCTGCAATATGAGatgattataaatttatcatgtCAGCAATGATTACAATATGATAAACGCGAGGAACAGATGAAAGCAACACAGAAGCAAGTTTTGCGGTGGTTGTACATCTCTGTACATATTCAAAGGGACTTAAGTTAAGATGTAGCAGGATTCTGGATTCTCATGGAGTccattcattatattttaatttcccCTTTTCCCCTCTTGATTGTTGCTCTAGAATAGGTATAGAGGGATATTTCTGTGGCTTGAAAAAGACATGTCGAAGTTTTGTATTCTGGAGAGGGAAACACTCAAAAGACTGAAGCAGAAAGAATGCAAATATTCTCTTTAACTAAGCATGGGCATGCCTCGTTCCCACTGCTCCCTTTAAAGTCCAAACACTTGCGCACAAGATATATAGAGAAGGAAGTGTTGGTTCAAATATCCTCTCATTATTGATATGGTTGAAGTTCTTCCATGAATTTTCACATCAAGATTGGTTCTTAATGCGAGCGATATAATAGCCATTATTCTCTGTACACACCACT includes:
- the LOC7492403 gene encoding hydroxyproline O-galactosyltransferase GALT6 codes for the protein MIHHRVKLLSRLTLIQALMAVFILYLLFMTLQVPLVLKTALLYASDGSLSDALPRPLYLADSVRVEPRRIMRETRAVSGLFFNDTVFDAIETATDEFSVLHKAARQAWVVGKKLWEEVESGKIRPDLNKGNTTEQKCPNSIVLSESEFGARNWIVELPCGLTLGSHITVVGKPRWAHPERDPKIALVKEGEEAVMVSQFMMELQGLKTVDGEDPPRILHFNPRLKGDWSGKPVIEQNTCYRMQWGNALRCEGWSSRADEETVDGLVKCEKWLRDDDSSSEDSKATWWLNRLIGWKKKMSYNWPYPFVEGKLFVLTLSAGLEGYHINVDGRHITSFPYRTGFVLEDATGLYLNGDVDVQSVFAASLPASHPSFAPQQHLEMFKKWQAPPLPNDQAELFIGVLSAGNHFAERMAVRKTWMQHELIRSSKIVARFFVALNGRKEINVDLKKEAEYFGDIVIVPYMDNYELVVLKTVAICEYGVRTVDAKYIMKCDDDTFVRVDAMIKEAKKVRGDGSLYIGNINYYHKPLRNGKWAVTYEEWPEEEYPPYANGPGYIISCDVADFIVAEFESHKLRLFKMEDVSMGMWVEKFNNSKPVEYIHSLKFCQFGCIEDYYTAHYQSPRQMICLWDKLNQGKSQCCNMR